TAAATCTTACCCATGTGCTTATTCAACAACCTACATTTATTACATCAGATAGACTTAGCAATCTCATATACTAATTTGATACCCTGTGTttattaaaactttgtttttgtttctgtgaCAGCCAAAGTAAGCTGTACATATATCTGCAGTAATCCTGTTCCTTGACATATTGACCGCACTAATTAGTTGTCGGCATGCACAGCAAAAATGTAGACTGTCAGGATCTGAACAATGTAGCATATTTTATATGGTGGAACTTCACTTTTATAAATCATAGTAATTGCAGTTCATGGTACGTGGGTTCGATTCCCACCCAGAGCTTTATGCAAACTACTAAAATTAGCGTATGTTTATCATCCGAAACACTTATATgagtacatgtgtttcagtCTAGTTGTCTTCCTTTAGTTGTCATTGTTCTGCAAGTCAAGAAATGCattactgtacaaaatacaaaatgtcaattattgaAATTGAAAGGTTATGGCAGAATATTTCATTCAATGGATACACAAAATGAATTGTTCATATATATTTCTGTCCATTTTTCCCAAGTGACAAAATGCAATTTGACTCAGTACATTGTAGAAGTTATTTACAGAACAAAACTGACAGTGCATGAGAAATCTTAAACACTAATAAATAGGTTGCAGCAACATTGCATCTCTTTTGGAAACTTGCTTTTTTCTTAATGCACCATTGGTGTATCATGAACTGCAAATAGTGGTTAAATTTACCCATTGATATGGCTCTAGCAGAATATTTGATTCGTTGGATAAAGGAATTGAATTGTTCATATATTTCTGTGTTCATTTTTCTAAGTGACAAAATGCGTCTTGACTTGTATGTAACTGGACACTTGTGGCTAAACCAATGAAACACATCATGCCAAAATCTGGTGTTTTGCCAATAACCAGGTTCTCTGTTCAAACAATATTCCTCAAGCTGGCAACTGAAGTCATAGAAAAGTTCCTCAGGTGCCTTCTCCAAATACAAATATGCAGATGTAAAAGGATCTTTCCTGCCTTCAGATCCTGGAATCATGTGATATCCATAGCAATGTCCATAATGCTTGGGATCAAACCATAAAAATAAGTATGTTGTGCCCTTCCTCGAGACCTGAGGAAAATTTTTGTTACACTTTTCTTCCTCTCTAGCAGGCTGATCATCATAGTTTTTTGAGGAAGCGTGTTCATTCATACTGTATTTGGAAAGGTGCCCGAGTTGCTCACCTGttggattaaaataatatgccCTGCCATATTTTTCTGGATTGTAAGTTCCAGGTTGAGGAACAGCAAAATCTGGTGCCTTATTTTTTCCATGAATGTCTTTTACTCTTAAAaccaaatattcaataaaaTCCAGAACTTCGAGAAATGATTCTCTATTATCTAAAGCAAAATGTACAATATCTCGAAGTTCTGGAGAAAATTGTCCAAGATCATTAACAAAATCACAATCTGAATCGACAGCATTTCTCAGAGATGTTATAATAAATGCTGTCAGAGTGAGATAACGATAAGGAATGAGGCTGGTGAGAGAGGAATTGCTGGATAAGACTGCAAAGACAATGGCCAATTTGAACTGAAGCAAGTTTGAATATTCTCCTAGAGAAAATCGCTTTACAATCTCCCTGCAATCCCTATCCACAGTCTCAACAAGTAGGTTTGTTCTATCCGTTTGGGCATTCCATGGCAGCTTCTGATCATCCTTTAGTAAACCCCTGTGATATTTGGACAAATAAAGCAAATGTTCCCTGCATTTAATGTTTGCAGCAATGTCTAAATCTCCTTGCTTATAATGAATAAAAGCTGTCTCATTTCTCCTATGACAGGGATCAACCTTAACATCTGTGGAAGGAATCTCAATAGGGGTAACTGAAGCATGTCGGAAATTAATTCCTATTTTTGTTCCATCACAAGCAAGGTATTTAGGTTCATATTTGCAGATATCACAGACCACCCTGAAATCTACTTTGAAATTAGAAGCCCATGAGAACCACCAAGCAATAAACGTTTGTGGAGACATAAATTTAGCAGATAAAGAATACAGGCGCTGATACTGATTAGTCATCAGTGTACAATAGGCTGAAAAAGTTATGTTAGTGTTTAACACTCTATCCACAAAATCCCAACCAATTTCATCCCCAGCAGCTGTGTTCCTATTGAGGAAGTGCAGGCAGTGACTTGATCCATCATATGGAATGAGGCAATCATGGTTTCTCTGCAAACATTCACGAAATTTTACCTGAAAAGAAATTTCAAATGATTGGACTATGTAACATACAGTGCACTCTGTTAGAATCATTTTTAATCTGAATGACTGCTTGCTctcaaattaaaacaacaaacaaacaaacaaaaaactgtatTCAGAAGTTCTGTCTAAACTAGTGTCACATACATCTGGATATAATATGTTCATTATGGGCCTGCTAtacttgaacaaaataaattataaactgtaCAGAGAGAAATACAACTCTTCTCTTCATTTTTCCGTTGGACTTCCATACCTTACACCccttttattagaaaatatattttgttgtagcCTACATGGTACCAAAAGTTTTAACACAAAGAGAAACACATAAAAACTAATTTGGTATCTATCATGATTGTTAATGTACATACCTCGAACCGACAAGGACCATTTGTTGTATAAACAATGGTCTGGTATTTGACATCAGACAGAAACCCACAGGCTGATATGCATTGTAATAACCAGCCTGaaacaaaattattcaaaataaaatgtgtaatataaaaataacaagggCTCACCATGTAGGCAGCaattttagtgttttaaaagaaaatctggatACCAAAACTAATTACTGCTAACAGTAttctgtatatttaaaattatcctAATTTCAAACATCTTCCTGAAGAATGCTAAATTTTTTAGAAAACTGACTAAAAGAAAACCATAACCAAACTAAACATACTGTAACTTTggttgatacattttaaaaaagaactgcTACGTTTATTAAACCACATTCAAACTGTGAAGGAGATTTAGTTTGTATTTCTTTAGTAGGTATGAAATAGCAATGTAGAATACATATAGTGCTATTTGATTTCTAATATAAGTGACGAATTTTTGGTTGAATAAATTTGCAGTATTACAGTCCTGTAAAGAATATGTATACATAGCAACTTACGTTCCTATTTTTACGTGAAAACCATACATCTCAGAATATATCTGTGTACAGAATCTtattctacatacatgtacaggggtgcagaaatggaaaatatttcactagccatctGGATCAGTAACAGTTAGAATCTACTAGCCCACCAGAATTTATACTCCTCCACCAACCTGTAGGACACTATGATGTTTACACTTCACTTCATACGATCATCCACAAAAGCCAGAACATTTTGACATTCATTTCTATTATACATTTAATACTGATAACAGTGCAAAAACTTACAAATGAAAAGAACCAACTTAAAAGTGAAAAAATAGATCACCAATAAACAATGTCTTGATTATCGAAACTATATTGATCCGTAACAATTCGgttattacatacatattaatttgACTCCATATTTCGTAAGCAGTTGAAGACATTTGAAACTGTGGCATGGCTGATGCCGAGTTCAggatttgcctaaaacataactATATTACTTACATAATCAgtcagaaaaaaaacaaaaacaaaaacagattgcACATCGGACTGGCAGATACATTTTTTATCTCATCCCTCAGAATTTTCACTCGCATTTGGCTaacgggcgagtactttctgcacccctgatgTATTATCTTTGTACTTTTAGGAGTAATAACAGAGTCAGCAAAGAAACTACACAAACCCCACAAAGACATGGTCCATAGATAGCAGGAGGATACAAGGAAAATGGCCCCGATCGGTCTCTCCACAGATCTCAAAATCTCTCTGCGCACCATTCAAGCCATCAAGCAAAGAAAGTCGATGTCTCATGGCTGCTTGTAGTACAGGATCACCTTCTTCCAGTGGTTGGTGGTTGCTCAGAGACTCAAACTGCCACAAACCAGATTCCTCATCAAAGAAAGTCGATGTCTCATGGCTGCTTGTAGTACAGGATCACCTTCTTCCAGTGGTTGGTGGTTGCTCAGAGACTCAAACTGCCACAAACCAGATTCGGTTCATCGTAAAGATTAAGTCGATGTCTCATGGCTGCTTGTAGTACAGGATCACCTTCTTCCAGTGGCAGTGGCTGCTCAGAGACTCATGAACTGCCAAAACATAACCAGATTCCTCACAAAGAAAGTCGAGTCTCATGGCTGCTTGTAGTACAGGATCACCTTCTTCCAGTGGTTGGTGGTTGCTCAGAGACTCAAACTGCCACAAACCAGATTCCTCATCAAAGAAAGTCGATGTCTCATGGCTGCTTGTAGTACAGGATCACCTTTTTCCAGTGGTTGGTGGTTGCTCAGAGACTCAAACTGCCACAAACCAGATTCCTCATCAAAGAAAGTCGATGTCTCATGGCTGCTTGTAGTACAAGGATCACCTTCGATCAGTCTCTTGGTGGTTGCTCAGAAACTCAAACTGCCACAAACCAAGCCATCAAGCAAAGAAAGTCGATGTCTCATGGCTGCTTTGTAGTACAGGATCACCTTCTTCCAGTGGTTGGTGGTTGCTCAGAGACTCAAACTGCCACAAACCAGATTCCTCATCAAAGAAAGTCGATGTCTCATGGCTGCTTGTAGTACAGGATCACCTTCTTCCAGTGGTTGGTGGTTGCTCAGAGACTCAAACTGCCATGCCACAGGGGTGCTGTTGGTAGTAAGGATCACCTTCTTCCAGTGGTGTGGTTGGTGCTCAGGAGACTCAAACTGCCACAAACCAGATTCCTCATCAAAGAAAGTCGATGTCTCATGGCTGCTTGTAGTACAG
The sequence above is drawn from the Gigantopelta aegis isolate Gae_Host chromosome 6, Gae_host_genome, whole genome shotgun sequence genome and encodes:
- the LOC121374178 gene encoding uncharacterized protein LOC121374178, with the protein product MTNQYQRLYSLSAKFMSPQTFIAWWFSWASNFKVDFRVVCDICKYEPKYLACDGTKIGINFRHASVTPIEIPSTDVKVDPCHRRNETAFIHYKQGDLDIAANIKCREHLLYLSKYHRGLLKDDQKLPWNAQTDRTNLLVETVDRDCREIVKRFSLGEYSNLLQFKLAIVFAVLSSNSSLTSLIPYRYLTLTAFIITSLRNAVDSDCDFVNDLGQFSPELRDIVHFALDNRESFLEVLDFIEYLVLRVKDIHGKNKAPDFAVPQPGTYNPEKYGRAYYFNPTGEQLGHLSKYSMNEHASSKNYDDQPAREEEKCNKNFPQVSRKGTTYLFLWFDPKHYGHCYGYHMIPGSEGRKDPFTSAYLYLEKAPEELFYDFSCQLEEYCLNREPGYWQNTRFWHDVFHWFSHKCPVTYKSRRILSLRKMNTEIYEQFNSFIQRIKYSARAISMGKFNHYLQFMIHQWCIKKKASFQKRCNVAATYLLVFKISHALSVLFCK